From the Mammaliicoccus sciuri genome, the window ATCAATGGGGAAAAGTTCTACAAGGCTTATGGTTGCGCAAGCTTTGAAAAATTATAAAGTATTAGAAAATAGAGGTAATAGTAATACGAGAAGTGTAGTTTTATTGCAAATGTGCAAATTAGCAAGTAATCCTGATTTTGCAATATTTGAAGTTTCGTTAAATGCTTTAAATAATAGAGGCAATTTTTCATTAATATTAAAACCAGATATAGCTATTGTAACGGGAATAGGTTCTGCGCATTTATCGACTATAAGTAGTGAGGTTGATATAGCAAACTTTAAAAGTAGAATTTTTTATGGTTTGAAAGATTCAGGTATAGCAATCATTAATCAAGGTACAATGCATTCAGATATTTTAATAGAAAATGCACAGAAAGCAACAGATAATATCATGACTTATGATCTGGAGCAGAAAAAAGGTACTATAGAAATTTTAGAATACTCAATTAAGAAAGGTTACGCAGATATTAATTTAAAAGTTAAAGAAGAGAACATTAATTTTGAATTATCATCTTTAAGTATAGGAATGATTGAAAATTCATTAGCTGTGGTCCTGTGCCTAATGAATTTAAAAGTAGATTTAGCAAGTTGTTTAAACCATTTAAAGGAATTTAAATCATTCAAAAGAGTACTCGAAATAAAAGAAGTAGAATCGCGAAATAATACCATTACTTTGATTGATGATACACATAATGCGTCTTTACCAGCAATGATTAATGCAATTGAAGCATTTAACAGTCAATGTAAGTATTTCTCAGGTAATAAAATTATAGCTATTGGTAAAATAAGTGACTTAGGTGCTCAATCAAAAGAAATTCATAAAAAGTTAATTACATATATCGAAGAGTCAAAAGCAGATTATGTATTATGTTTAGACGATGAAACGAGAGTAATTGTAAATAATACAAAGAATAAAAATATAACATGGTATAACGATCCTGATTTATTGTTGAAAGATTTATTATACATGGCTAACAAAGATTCATTGATTTTACTAAAATCATCAGTTACTGATACTCAGTTTCCTAAAATTGCTCAAAAGTTACCTATAGAACTTAAAAAATTTAATGCAGATTTGTCAGAGAATGATTATCCTACAGGTAAAAAGTTCAATCAATACGCATATCTAAAAATTTCAAATGAAACTGATCAAATAATTGAAACATACAATGCTGAAAATTCTTCAACAATAAGTGGAATTGCGCCAGTACTTTATTACATTTATGCAAAAGGTAAAAATATTGAGAATAAAAATGTACAATTAAAAAAATGGCCAACTAATAAAGGGCGTTACATAGAAGGTGCTTCATTTTCAGTGAATGATGTTATTAATGCGATGTCGGATTCTCCTCATCCTTCACTCATTTATCAATTATCAGATTTATTATTTGATAAAGAAAAGGATAGATTAAAGGTTATAAATGAGTTTGTTCATAATTATAAATTGTCAAAATCTGCAGTCGTTAATTTAACAGGTAGGTATAGAAAAAAAGAAAGACAATGCTTCACTATTTATGATTTATACAACTTATATATTAAACATAAAAATATTTTATTAAGTAACAATCATAAATTTGTTTTCGGAGATCAATACAAACATGGAATTATTAATAAAGGTGATTATACGTTAATTTATACTTCAGATACCAATGATAAATAATATGAAAATATTTAAAGGTTATTGAATAGAATTGCTATAATAGTATAAAAGCACAAATAATGGGGGATTAACTATGAATTTAAGTAAAGATATAGATAGAATTCTTGAGATGCATAAAACATATCCTAAACATGATGTTAGCTTTGTAAGTACAGGCAATCAGTACCAAAAGGCAATCGTAAGAGTTTTTAAGAATCCAAATAATATTAAAAGAAATATTTTAAAGTTAGCGCAAGAATTTCGAAAGAAAACTGGAAAGAGTGCTAATTGGGTAAAGCTTGATTTTGTTATAGAAGAAGAAGCGATAGATTTTGACTTATTAAAAGACAATTTAATTAATACAAGAAGAAACTATGTTGATTATGGAATAGCATTAGATGACAAATGGGAATATGCTTTTTTATCTGATGAAATTAATGCTAATGCTTTTGTTAGACCTTCAAAAGATAAAAAATCATTCATTTTATCTGAAAACAATATTAATAATTATTTGAAAAAGTATAAAGGTATTAAAGTACGTTATAGTCATCAACAATACGAAGGTGAACGTGTACGTAAATTTTATACAAAAGGTTATATTATAGAGGATAATGATGTGTTTGCTCTTGATGAGCGAGGTTATACAAAAGGTCTAAGAGAAATAGACAACTTAAGTAATGAAATCGATATGATGATTGAACATAGTACACATTATTTAAGTAACGAAATTGGAGAAGATGGCAAGTACCATTACGGGTATTTTCCACATTTCGATAAAAATATAGCATTTTACAATAACTTAAGACATTCATCATCAACATATGATGTGAACCCAAATATTTGAACTAAACAAATCAAAATATTGGGGTGCATTCTAATGAGGAAAAAATATGAATTTAAATTCAAACTAAAACTTGTAAAAGAATATTTAGAAGGACATCAAAGTTATAGAACAATTGCTTTAAAATATGGTATTTCAAGTTGGTCTGTCCTTCGGATTTGGGTCAATCAATATAAAGAGTTTGGAGAAGAAGGTTTAGAAATAAAAAGTAGAAATACTGTTTATACTAGCGAATTTAAATTATCTGTTTTAAAATTTAGACAAGAAAATATGTTGTCTTATCAAGATACTGCGAATCACTTTAGAATTATTAATCCTATTATCATTGCCAATTGGCAACATCAATTTGATGAAAAGTGTCGTCTTGATATAGATAATAAACAAAAGGGACGATCTCACACTATGACTAAAAAACGATCTGAATCAGATAATAAAAATTTACCTTTAAATGAAAATGAACGTGAAGAACTTGAAAGACTTAGAAATGAAAATGAGACGTTAAAGGCAGGTATAGCTTATCAAAAAAAGTTACAAGCCTTGACCGACATTTACGGAAGCAAAAATCAGAAATAGTAAAGGTCATTAAGGAACTAAATGAAACATATAATATACGATTAAGTATCTTATTTAAAGTCGCTCAAATAGCTAAATCTGTATACTATTATTGGATAAATAAATTTAGTAAAGCTGATAAAGATGAAACATTGATTCAAGTAATAAAAGAAATATGTGAAGAATCAAACCATACCTATGGTTATCGTCGTGTTACACAAGCACTAAGAAATAGAGGTCTTATCGTAAATCATAAAAAAGTACTAAGAATTATGAAAGAACATAATCTAACTTGTACAAAGTTCACACATAGAGGTCGTAAGTATCGTTCCTTTAAAGGTAAAGTTGGTAAAGTAGCTCAAAATATATTAAATCGTAGATTTAAAACAAGTCTCCCATTTCAAAAAGTCGTAACAGATATTACAGAGTTCAAATTAATGAATGGTCAGAAATTATATTTATCACCTTTTATGGACTTATATAGTTCAGAGATTATCAGCTTTAAAATCTCAAGTCGTCCTACATTAGATATAGTCATCAATCCATTAAAAGAAATGATAAAGCGTCGTCCAAACCTAGATCATCGTTTAACGATTCATTCAGATCAAGGCTGGCATTATCAACATTCACAATACACTAGATTATTAAAAGACCATAAAATATTTCAGAGTATGTCTAGAAAAGGTAATTGTCTAGATAATTCAGTTATGGAAAACTTTTTTGGGTTACTTAAACAAGAAATGTATTATGGCCAAGAATTTAAAGATTTTCAGGACCTTGAACAAGCTATTCATCGATATATCGATTTTTATAATAACGAAAGAATCAAATCAAAATTAAAAGGCTTATCTCCCAAAAATTACAGGAGACAAACCTTTGAAATAATATACTAATTAAGGTTTAGATTTTTGGGTTCAGTACAATATGCTTTAATAGAAGGCTTAACATATTTAAATGAAGATATCACAATTGCAGAAAAAGCTATAGATTATTTAATCAATCATTATTTATATGAAACTGATGGCTTAGGTCATATATTTGACGATACTAAAAATGTAAATGAAATTAAATTAGGTCAGAATGCAGCGTTTATATTCGCAATTTGTGAATATTTAAAACATAATCCAAATAAAAAAGAATATCTTGAAGCTGCATAAAAAGTGGCACGTGGTATTGAAACAATGATAGGCGAAGATGCTAAAACAGTACATGTTATTAACTACCCTGAATTAACTGTAAAGGAACAATATAGAATTATATATTACGACGGAGAAGCGGCATTAGCTTTATTAAGGTTATACCAAATAGATCATAATGAAAAATGGTTAAATATCGTTAAAAATTTATTTGAACGTTTTATTCAAAAAGATTATTGGAAGTACCACGATCATTGGTTAGGTTATTGTACAAATGAACTTGTACAAATCGATCCACAAGAAAAATATTTTAAATTCGGTATACAGAATGTGTCTAGCTATTTAGATTATATGTACCAAAGAGAAACCACTTTCCCAACATTTTTAGAAATGTTAATGGCTACATATCACTTAGTTGAATATGCTAAAGAATCAGGTTATGAATCTTTAGTTGAACAGCATCTAGATGAAAAGAAATTTATAGATACCATTCATAAACGTGCAAATTATCAAAGAACAGGATTTTTCTATCCAGAAGTTGCGATGTATTTTAAGAATCCTTCGAGGATACTTCATTCATTCTTTATTAAACACCATGGCTATAGAGTAAGAATTGATGACATTGAACATTACTTATCTGGATATGTACAATATCAGAAAGTTTTTAAAGGATAAATATCACAACACTATCTCTAATCATCATATTGATATCACATTTTGAATGTTATAAAATATTGTAAAAATGACAATTTTTGTATAAAGGAATGGTTAGGGATATGGTGATTTCAGCTGATGGTATTATTGCTAAGATGAAAAATCAAAAGATTAACTATGATAAGGTTATGCGTAAAATGATTTCTGAATGGGAACGTTCCGAAACAAGACCTTCTATTTTAATTCATAGTTGTTGTGCGCCTTGTAGTACTTATACGTTAGAGTTATTAACACAATATGCGGA encodes:
- a CDS encoding IS3 family transposase, with amino-acid sequence MKELNETYNIRLSILFKVAQIAKSVYYYWINKFSKADKDETLIQVIKEICEESNHTYGYRRVTQALRNRGLIVNHKKVLRIMKEHNLTCTKFTHRGRKYRSFKGKVGKVAQNILNRRFKTSLPFQKVVTDITEFKLMNGQKLYLSPFMDLYSSEIISFKISSRPTLDIVINPLKEMIKRRPNLDHRLTIHSDQGWHYQHSQYTRLLKDHKIFQSMSRKGNCLDNSVMENFFGLLKQEMYYGQEFKDFQDLEQAIHRYIDFYNNERIKSKLKGLSPKNYRRQTFEIIY
- a CDS encoding Mur ligase family protein — translated: MKYTIKEISNILNSPILDPSGKEEQIITNFEYQGIHINNTETAFFLISSNSWSKFLGRESKLTDGNKQINKNIKNIGLIITEEYIEGLNFKIPQIIVEDSIEALQTLAVTIRDNYKNPIVAITGSMGKSSTRLMVAQALKNYKVLENRGNSNTRSVVLLQMCKLASNPDFAIFEVSLNALNNRGNFSLILKPDIAIVTGIGSAHLSTISSEVDIANFKSRIFYGLKDSGIAIINQGTMHSDILIENAQKATDNIMTYDLEQKKGTIEILEYSIKKGYADINLKVKEENINFELSSLSIGMIENSLAVVLCLMNLKVDLASCLNHLKEFKSFKRVLEIKEVESRNNTITLIDDTHNASLPAMINAIEAFNSQCKYFSGNKIIAIGKISDLGAQSKEIHKKLITYIEESKADYVLCLDDETRVIVNNTKNKNITWYNDPDLLLKDLLYMANKDSLILLKSSVTDTQFPKIAQKLPIELKKFNADLSENDYPTGKKFNQYAYLKISNETDQIIETYNAENSSTISGIAPVLYYIYAKGKNIENKNVQLKKWPTNKGRYIEGASFSVNDVINAMSDSPHPSLIYQLSDLLFDKEKDRLKVINEFVHNYKLSKSAVVNLTGRYRKKERQCFTIYDLYNLYIKHKNILLSNNHKFVFGDQYKHGIINKGDYTLIYTSDTNDK
- a CDS encoding transposase, whose amino-acid sequence is MRKKYEFKFKLKLVKEYLEGHQSYRTIALKYGISSWSVLRIWVNQYKEFGEEGLEIKSRNTVYTSEFKLSVLKFRQENMLSYQDTANHFRIINPIIIANWQHQFDEKCRLDIDNKQKGRSHTMTKKRSESDNKNLPLNENEREELERLRNENETLKAGIAYQKKLQALTDIYGSKNQK